From a region of the Bacteroidia bacterium genome:
- a CDS encoding tetratricopeptide repeat protein — translation MKSKWLIILLAFAGLARGDEYQDSLQGRLAENLSDSVRMKVLYKLADHLSSDSVQKAMHYSRELELLASNTENKKYLGRAYFLQGTCFDHLQSFKEAMDYYYKALPLLEETADTAVLVRTYNQIGIISSYQKNYEVALKYFIKFSAIAKARKDDRLLGNVYNNIGVTYKNLGRMDLANEFAFRSLAIFEKLDFKRGIASSYLNLGVNHDKSGEHEEAQKYNFKALNLFREIQNDFGLITSYTNIADSYKNSGHLAMALTYFDSSQTLCLSTGSFIQLKDTYEGLAEVHRLQNNHKSAYEYYRKFITLRDSLFSDESARKSADLEARQELLKTEKELDLLKKNDEIRDLELNRNKIFVVLLILAVLSVGIIAYLLFQRNKSKQSANEVLQLQKEEILHQKNEITDSINYARRIQESILPPDRIVKAVLPDSFVLYLPKDIVSGDFYWADKKDGRSWFAAVDCTGHGVPGAMMSVLGFNLIQQSLHDKGLQTPGEILKNLDNGVNMTLRQSGSDDTVKDGMDLALCCIDWHKMELQYAGAYNPLWLLKKDSVDILEIKADKKIIGSNVNDVADEFTNHRLSLHRGDLVYLLSDGYADQFGGPNDKKFKYRPMKELLLRIRGKEMAEQHKILKQTIREWQGSCEQVDDILIIGVRV, via the coding sequence ATGAAAAGTAAGTGGCTGATCATACTGCTGGCATTTGCCGGACTGGCCAGGGGCGATGAATATCAGGACAGTCTGCAGGGTCGCTTAGCGGAAAATTTGTCCGACAGCGTACGAATGAAGGTACTGTACAAATTAGCCGATCACCTTTCTTCGGACAGTGTGCAGAAAGCGATGCACTACTCCCGCGAACTGGAACTGCTGGCGTCGAATACAGAAAATAAAAAATATCTTGGCCGCGCATACTTTCTGCAAGGCACCTGCTTCGATCATCTGCAATCGTTCAAGGAGGCTATGGATTATTACTACAAAGCCCTTCCCTTGCTGGAAGAAACAGCAGACACTGCTGTTCTTGTACGCACCTATAATCAAATAGGTATCATTTCGTCGTATCAAAAGAATTACGAGGTTGCTCTGAAGTATTTTATAAAGTTTTCCGCCATTGCCAAAGCAAGAAAGGATGACAGACTTCTTGGTAATGTTTACAATAACATTGGGGTGACGTATAAAAATCTCGGCCGTATGGATCTGGCCAATGAATTTGCCTTTCGCTCCCTGGCCATTTTTGAGAAGCTGGACTTCAAGCGGGGGATCGCCTCCAGCTACCTGAACCTGGGTGTGAACCACGACAAATCCGGCGAACACGAAGAAGCCCAGAAGTACAATTTCAAGGCATTAAATCTTTTCAGAGAAATTCAAAACGATTTCGGACTAATCACCTCGTATACGAATATAGCTGACTCTTATAAGAACTCCGGCCATCTGGCCATGGCACTGACTTATTTCGACTCCAGCCAGACTTTGTGCCTCTCCACGGGTTCATTTATTCAGCTGAAAGATACCTACGAGGGACTTGCCGAGGTCCATCGGCTGCAAAACAATCATAAATCCGCTTATGAATATTACCGGAAATTCATCACACTGCGCGATTCCCTGTTCTCAGACGAGAGTGCCAGAAAAAGCGCAGACCTGGAGGCCCGGCAGGAACTGCTGAAGACAGAAAAGGAACTGGACCTTCTGAAAAAGAATGATGAAATAAGGGACCTGGAACTGAACCGTAACAAAATATTTGTGGTGTTGCTGATCCTCGCCGTTCTTTCAGTAGGAATTATCGCCTACCTTCTTTTCCAGCGTAACAAAAGCAAACAAAGCGCTAACGAAGTACTGCAACTCCAGAAAGAGGAGATCCTGCATCAAAAAAACGAAATTACAGACAGTATCAACTATGCCCGGCGAATTCAGGAAAGCATTTTACCACCCGATCGTATCGTTAAAGCCGTTCTCCCCGATTCTTTTGTTCTCTATCTGCCTAAAGATATTGTGAGCGGCGATTTTTACTGGGCCGATAAAAAAGACGGACGATCCTGGTTTGCCGCTGTGGACTGCACCGGGCACGGAGTGCCGGGTGCCATGATGAGTGTCCTCGGATTTAATCTGATACAGCAGTCCCTTCATGACAAAGGACTCCAAACACCCGGAGAAATACTGAAAAACCTGGACAATGGCGTTAATATGACCCTGCGCCAGTCGGGTTCTGACGATACAGTAAAAGACGGAATGGATCTGGCATTGTGCTGCATTGACTGGCATAAAATGGAACTGCAATATGCCGGTGCGTACAACCCCCTTTGGCTGCTCAAAAAGGACAGTGTGGATATCCTGGAAATCAAGGCCGACAAAAAGATCATCGGGTCAAACGTGAATGACGTGGCAGATGAATTTACCAATCACCGGCTCAGTCTGCATCGCGGCGACCTGGTATATCTGTTATCGGACGGCTATGCGGATCAGTTCGGAGGACCCAATGATAAGAAATTCAAGTACCGGCCGATGAAAGAGTTACTGTTGAGAATCCGGGGCAAGGAAATGGCTGAACAGCATAAAATCCTGAAGCAAACCATCCGTGAATGGCAGGGCAGCTGTGAACAAGTAGATGATATTCTGATCATTGGGGTGAGGGTTTAA
- a CDS encoding transcriptional regulator, translated as MKNPIIKLNKAFESRVRLGIMSILMVNERVDFNTLKETLELTDGNLASHLTALEKEGYLNVRKSFLGRKPHTTYGATRPGEKAFKEHLHGLENLLKKR; from the coding sequence ATGAAAAATCCCATCATAAAACTTAATAAGGCCTTTGAATCCAGGGTGCGGCTTGGAATCATGAGTATTCTTATGGTCAACGAGCGCGTGGACTTCAATACCCTGAAGGAAACCCTGGAGCTGACCGACGGCAATCTCGCTTCCCACCTCACCGCACTTGAAAAAGAAGGATACCTCAACGTCCGGAAATCCTTTCTCGGGCGAAAGCCCCACACTACTTATGGAGCAACACGACCCGGCGAAAAAGCCTTCAAAGAACACCTGCACGGCCTGGAGAACCTTCTTAAAAAACGTTAA
- a CDS encoding B12-binding domain-containing radical SAM protein, which yields MKVKFILPALTEAESPYWRPVKYSLFPPLGLTALAAYLGPDDEASLTDEHVETLDLEDRPDLVVIQVYITNAFRAYRYADHYRAKGCFVVLGGLHVTALPEEAAQHADAIFMGPGEETFPEFLHDFRSRNPKKVYFSSIRTLQGVPPVRRDLIKRHLYLVPNSIVVSRGCPHHCGFCYKDAFFEGGRSFYTQRVDEALTEISRLPGRHLYFLDDHLLGNRRFAEELFEGMKGMNRVFQGAGTVDSILRGNLIEKAAEAGLRSLFVGFETLSANNLRASNKKHNLGKNYEKAIQRLHDFGIMINGSFVFGMDDDREDVFDRTVDWAVKNGITTSTFHIMTPYPGTALFREMEAAKRILHRRWNEYDTRTVVYKTSGMSAEVLKAGYDRAYRNFYSWSNITRASLVHDKIKHQLKHFAYAGGWKKFEPLWNFVIKNRRLNNMLPLLESVLAKTKTQPVPLSSPILIQQQKPHAA from the coding sequence ATGAAAGTGAAATTCATTCTTCCTGCACTTACCGAAGCGGAAAGCCCCTATTGGAGGCCTGTCAAATACTCTCTTTTTCCGCCTCTGGGACTCACCGCGCTGGCGGCGTACCTGGGTCCGGATGATGAAGCATCACTTACCGACGAGCATGTGGAGACACTGGATTTAGAAGACAGGCCAGATCTTGTAGTGATCCAGGTATATATCACGAATGCGTTCCGGGCTTACCGCTATGCCGATCACTACCGGGCAAAAGGCTGTTTTGTAGTATTGGGCGGCTTGCATGTAACTGCCTTGCCGGAAGAGGCGGCACAGCACGCCGACGCCATATTCATGGGTCCGGGAGAAGAAACATTCCCTGAATTTTTACATGATTTCCGGTCCCGGAATCCAAAAAAAGTATATTTCTCCTCTATCCGCACCTTGCAGGGAGTTCCTCCGGTACGACGCGACCTTATTAAGCGTCATCTCTATCTCGTTCCGAACAGTATTGTAGTTTCCCGGGGGTGCCCGCACCATTGCGGCTTCTGTTATAAGGATGCTTTCTTTGAGGGAGGGAGGTCCTTCTACACCCAACGCGTGGATGAGGCTCTAACGGAGATCAGCCGGCTTCCGGGACGGCACTTGTATTTCCTGGATGATCACCTGCTGGGTAATCGTCGGTTCGCGGAGGAGCTATTCGAGGGAATGAAGGGTATGAACCGGGTATTTCAGGGGGCCGGTACGGTCGATTCTATACTGCGCGGAAACCTCATTGAGAAAGCGGCTGAAGCCGGTCTGCGTAGTTTGTTTGTAGGATTTGAAACATTAAGTGCGAACAACCTCCGGGCTTCTAATAAAAAGCATAATCTGGGAAAAAATTATGAGAAGGCCATTCAACGGCTGCACGACTTCGGCATCATGATTAACGGGAGTTTCGTTTTTGGGATGGATGACGACCGGGAAGATGTATTTGATCGCACCGTAGATTGGGCGGTAAAAAACGGCATCACCACTTCTACCTTTCATATTATGACTCCGTACCCCGGCACCGCACTTTTCAGAGAAATGGAAGCAGCGAAACGGATCCTGCATCGGAGGTGGAATGAATACGATACCCGCACCGTTGTGTATAAAACAAGCGGAATGAGTGCGGAAGTCCTGAAGGCAGGTTACGACAGGGCCTACCGGAATTTTTATAGCTGGAGCAACATTACCAGGGCCAGCCTTGTACACGATAAAATAAAACATCAGCTTAAACATTTCGCCTATGCCGGTGGCTGGAAAAAATTTGAACCACTGTGGAACTTCGTGATTAAGAACCGGCGATTAAACAATATGCTTCCATTGCTGGAAAGTGTTCTTGCCAAAACAAAAACTCAACCTGTTCCTCTCTCCTCTCCTATCCTGATTCAACAACAAAAACCACATGCGGCATGA
- a CDS encoding DUF1361 domain-containing protein: protein MKINFAFLGLSTVFALFLLGLRVVETNTLKYIFLAWNLVLAWMPIFMALLLKEVSKDLRFRWPHLFILGGWLLFLPNAPYLITDLLHLRPREGAPFWFDVCLVGIFAWNGIATGLASTRIIHLYLIRNVGKWKSAILITLCFMLCGFGVYLGRVERWNSWDILSDPLALLNNITDLILNPFEHPGMLGMSSIFFLFLSLAYFSTHGVHLSLKNTAHEKNRIEF, encoded by the coding sequence ATGAAGATCAATTTTGCGTTTTTAGGACTATCCACTGTATTTGCACTCTTTCTGCTGGGTTTGAGAGTAGTGGAGACCAATACACTGAAATATATTTTTCTGGCCTGGAACCTGGTACTCGCCTGGATGCCTATATTCATGGCCTTGCTCCTGAAAGAAGTCAGCAAGGATCTCCGGTTCAGGTGGCCACATCTGTTCATTCTGGGAGGCTGGCTGCTTTTTCTTCCCAACGCTCCGTATTTGATCACCGATCTGCTTCATTTAAGACCAAGGGAAGGGGCCCCGTTCTGGTTTGATGTGTGCCTGGTTGGAATATTTGCCTGGAATGGCATCGCGACCGGACTGGCTTCCACGCGGATTATTCATCTGTACCTGATCCGTAATGTTGGAAAATGGAAGTCGGCAATACTGATCACCCTTTGTTTCATGCTTTGCGGTTTTGGCGTGTACCTCGGGAGAGTGGAACGCTGGAATTCCTGGGATATATTGTCTGATCCGCTGGCGCTTCTCAACAATATAACGGATCTTATATTAAATCCCTTTGAACATCCGGGCATGCTGGGCATGAGTTCCATCTTCTTTTTATTTCTCTCATTGGCCTATTTCAGCACACATGGTGTGCATCTTTCCTTAAAAAACACAGCGCATGAAAAAAACCGTATTGAGTTTTAA
- a CDS encoding diacylglycerol kinase family protein, with amino-acid sequence MKKTVLSFKYAIRGIAQLFLTQRNARIHLLALITVVTFGFWFRIEQHEWLWLLAASGFVLTAEGFNTSIEYLTDLACPDFSNQAGKVKDIAAGAVLLAALTAVVVGLIVFVPKIGLAMF; translated from the coding sequence ATGAAAAAAACCGTATTGAGTTTTAAATACGCCATCCGTGGCATTGCTCAGTTATTCCTGACGCAACGGAATGCAAGAATCCATTTGCTTGCACTGATTACCGTTGTTACTTTTGGCTTCTGGTTCAGAATTGAACAACACGAATGGCTTTGGCTGCTGGCTGCTTCAGGTTTCGTACTCACTGCAGAAGGATTTAACACCTCCATAGAATACCTCACTGATCTTGCATGTCCGGATTTTTCAAATCAGGCAGGAAAGGTAAAAGATATTGCTGCCGGGGCGGTATTGTTAGCGGCGCTTACTGCCGTGGTGGTGGGACTGATTGTATTTGTGCCAAAAATCGGGCTAGCCATGTTCTAA
- a CDS encoding T9SS type A sorting domain-containing protein, protein MTILLLILPAFSFAQWSAVLSGTNNAVHVMYNDTIANLLYVGGDFTSPGTRVVSWNGSAWGNVGSGLNNSAFCMTLYNGEMHMGGNFTMSGSTPINHIGKWDGNTWTPLTTGINNNVYCMQQYQGELFIGGTFNTAGPNQSYNITKWNEGTSTWTGFGNSTSAGVRCMAVYNGELYVGGDFTTIVNTSASYIAKYNGSTWSAVGVGMDARVAAMCVYNGKLICGGFFQNAGGSPATYIAEWNGSAWSALGTGMGGGDVKALTVYNGELYAGGAFTTAGLVTANRIAKWNGSAWSQVSVQGMNNNVEALSKYGGYLYAGGIFTLAGGGMAFNIAKWSNPATGLSDPGISSIRILQNGHDTWIISCPGVEAAWELYNLAGTLISRKRFTDKDEISLEELAGGLYLLRIHAGSELLTKKLVR, encoded by the coding sequence ATGACTATCCTCCTGCTGATTTTACCCGCGTTTTCATTTGCCCAATGGTCTGCTGTGCTTTCGGGGACCAATAACGCGGTGCATGTTATGTATAATGATACCATTGCTAACTTGTTGTATGTGGGCGGTGATTTTACCAGCCCCGGCACCCGGGTAGTATCGTGGAACGGCTCGGCATGGGGCAATGTGGGTTCCGGCCTGAATAATTCGGCCTTCTGCATGACTTTGTATAACGGGGAGATGCATATGGGCGGTAATTTTACAATGTCCGGATCTACTCCCATCAATCATATCGGCAAGTGGGACGGAAACACATGGACTCCCCTCACCACAGGCATTAATAATAATGTGTACTGCATGCAGCAATACCAGGGTGAACTATTCATTGGTGGCACCTTTAATACTGCCGGTCCGAACCAGAGCTATAACATTACCAAATGGAATGAGGGTACAAGTACATGGACCGGGTTCGGGAATAGTACCAGTGCCGGTGTAAGGTGCATGGCTGTTTATAACGGCGAATTATATGTGGGAGGCGATTTCACTACCATTGTCAATACCTCGGCCAGTTACATTGCAAAATATAATGGCAGCACCTGGTCGGCGGTCGGTGTGGGAATGGATGCCAGGGTTGCAGCTATGTGTGTGTATAATGGGAAGTTGATATGCGGCGGATTTTTTCAGAATGCCGGAGGCAGTCCGGCTACCTACATCGCTGAATGGAATGGTTCTGCCTGGTCTGCACTTGGAACCGGGATGGGGGGAGGTGATGTGAAAGCCCTGACGGTTTATAACGGAGAACTGTACGCAGGCGGAGCCTTTACAACCGCAGGGTTAGTTACCGCAAACCGGATCGCCAAATGGAATGGCAGTGCCTGGAGCCAGGTGAGCGTACAGGGAATGAACAACAACGTTGAAGCCCTGAGTAAATACGGAGGTTATCTGTATGCAGGCGGTATTTTTACTCTTGCAGGCGGAGGCATGGCTTTTAACATTGCCAAATGGAGTAATCCTGCAACAGGACTGAGTGATCCCGGTATCTCCTCTATCCGTATTTTACAGAATGGCCATGATACGTGGATTATCAGCTGCCCCGGGGTTGAAGCCGCATGGGAGTTATACAATCTTGCCGGAACATTAATCAGCAGGAAGCGTTTTACAGACAAGGATGAAATCAGTCTTGAAGAGCTGGCGGGCGGATTGTACCTGCTACGTATTCACGCCGGAAGTGAATTGCTGACAAAGAAATTGGTGCGGTAG
- a CDS encoding S9 family peptidase, which yields MEGIPDIPNPLFEQLAKFTNVRSAVFCDWGPGGKGMIISTRFADVAQLHYVAGPGKDRTQITWFKEPIGTGMSCPDARRNELLFMKDVGGDENYQILRLNLNTNQYQTLTDGKSRHERFKWSTKGDKFAYTGNARNGKDMDIYVHYLDRDVEPELVLKVEGGGWGISDWSRDEKWMIVKNYVSVNESHLYLYDLVGKKMINLIPSEEKINIGEASFSPDGKGIWYVSDEGSEFSHLRYYDIAAKKSTVISGKIPWDAEGFELNAKGDLVAFECNENGYSSLYIYQVKKKMYTRVSQLPEGLFSTMRFHPVTNRLAYTLTTFNSSGDVYVLDADKFLAGGKEVITRWTFSEVGNMDVSKFSKPSIFYYPTFDSSGGKPRMIPCILYKPNRPGKLPVMINIHGGPEGQSKPGFSPLYQYLCNELGVAILVPNVRGSTGYGKTYVTLDNGFLRENSVKDIGKLLDWIALQPELDASKVAVWGGSYGGYMTLACMTHFNDRLKGGIDVVGISNFVTFLKNTSEYRRDLRRVEYGDERDPKMRDFLEKISPNNNVHKITKPMFIVQGLNDPRVPATEAEQMVDALKKNGNPVWYLLGKDEGHGFRKKVNNDFYLASVVMFIREFVVK from the coding sequence ATGGAGGGCATTCCAGATATTCCCAATCCGCTCTTTGAGCAACTGGCGAAATTCACCAATGTCCGTTCAGCAGTCTTCTGCGACTGGGGTCCCGGGGGTAAAGGAATGATTATTTCCACCCGGTTTGCAGATGTGGCACAGCTGCATTACGTAGCAGGTCCTGGGAAGGATCGTACACAGATCACCTGGTTTAAAGAACCCATTGGAACCGGAATGTCCTGTCCTGATGCGCGTAGAAATGAACTGCTGTTTATGAAGGATGTAGGAGGCGATGAAAATTATCAGATTCTGCGTCTGAATTTGAATACGAACCAGTATCAGACCCTTACCGATGGCAAATCCAGGCACGAGCGTTTTAAATGGAGCACCAAAGGTGACAAATTCGCCTACACAGGAAATGCCAGAAACGGCAAGGATATGGATATCTATGTACATTACCTCGACCGTGATGTTGAGCCCGAACTGGTACTGAAGGTGGAAGGCGGAGGCTGGGGGATAAGTGACTGGTCCAGGGATGAAAAGTGGATGATTGTGAAGAATTATGTTTCCGTGAATGAATCCCATCTATACCTCTATGACCTCGTGGGAAAAAAAATGATCAACCTGATTCCTTCCGAGGAAAAAATAAATATCGGCGAAGCCTCCTTCTCCCCGGACGGGAAAGGGATATGGTATGTTTCCGACGAAGGCAGTGAATTTTCCCACCTCAGGTATTACGATATCGCTGCAAAAAAATCAACGGTTATCTCCGGAAAGATTCCCTGGGATGCAGAAGGTTTTGAGCTGAATGCCAAAGGAGATCTCGTTGCGTTCGAATGCAATGAAAACGGTTATTCTTCCCTGTATATTTATCAGGTAAAAAAGAAAATGTATACCCGCGTATCCCAGCTTCCGGAGGGCTTATTTTCAACGATGCGTTTTCATCCGGTGACCAACCGGCTCGCTTATACCCTTACTACGTTCAACTCTTCGGGCGATGTCTATGTCTTAGATGCGGATAAGTTTCTGGCAGGTGGCAAAGAGGTAATTACACGCTGGACCTTTTCAGAAGTTGGTAATATGGATGTCTCGAAATTTTCAAAGCCGTCCATTTTTTATTATCCCACATTCGATTCTTCTGGCGGAAAACCGCGGATGATCCCTTGTATTTTGTACAAGCCGAACCGGCCCGGAAAACTTCCGGTGATGATCAATATTCACGGAGGCCCGGAAGGGCAGAGTAAACCAGGCTTTTCGCCCCTCTACCAGTATCTTTGTAATGAACTGGGGGTGGCTATATTGGTTCCTAATGTTCGCGGCAGCACGGGATACGGTAAAACCTATGTTACACTGGACAACGGATTCCTCCGGGAGAATTCGGTAAAGGATATCGGGAAGCTCCTCGACTGGATTGCGCTGCAGCCGGAGCTTGACGCATCCAAAGTGGCAGTTTGGGGCGGATCGTATGGCGGTTATATGACCCTGGCCTGTATGACACATTTTAACGACCGTCTGAAAGGCGGTATAGATGTGGTGGGAATTTCGAACTTCGTTACATTCCTGAAGAACACTTCAGAATACAGACGCGATTTAAGACGGGTGGAGTACGGCGACGAGCGGGATCCGAAGATGCGCGACTTTCTCGAAAAAATTTCGCCCAATAATAATGTTCACAAGATCACAAAACCAATGTTTATTGTGCAGGGGTTGAATGATCCGAGGGTGCCGGCAACGGAAGCGGAGCAAATGGTGGACGCACTGAAAAAGAACGGAAATCCTGTTTGGTATCTCCTTGGGAAAGATGAAGGGCATGGATTCAGGAAGAAAGTAAATAACGACTTCTATCTTGCATCCGTTGTCATGTTTATCCGGGAGTTCGTGGTGAAGTGA